CACAATTCCATTGCTGACTTTGTAGTTGTTAATGTATGTGAAGTCTTTTGGAGGGCCTTCATAATCCACCTCATTGATGACAAAGATGTTGCCTGGATGGTTCCGAGAGTGGTTCAAATGGGCCTCCCAGTGCTGCAGGCTAACTCGAAGTCTGGCTTTCTGAACAAGGATGGAGGAAATATCTTTGCTCAGCTTTTTAGGAATGCTCCGTCGTCGTTTCTTGAGTCGAAGAATATGGTCCAAATCTTGATGGAACTGCTTCATCAACTTGGAACACTTGAGGTTCCTCTTGGGTTCCCAAGTGTTAACATTCTCTGGAAACCCCCTCCATTTTACCAAGTAGAACTCATCATCCTGAAACAGTTTTAAGTCAGAGTTACACATCTGTAAGTAGATTGTTTTGACATATAAATCACAGGAGTTTGACATAAAACTTACATTTACTTTCTTGTAATCACACAGGAACTCCACTTCGTACTCATTGATGTTGGCTCTGGTCACACCCAGCTCCTCACACATGTAGCCCTTCTGACGACACACAGATTCCAATGTCTCGAAAGACATCTTACAGGGCACAGCGCAACCTAGAAAACACATTCGCTTGAATCAATGGCACTTCCTCAGAGTGTATGTTCATTTTCTTCTCTATCCATGGAAATGATTGAAATCATGATCTACAACTACAAGGTGGTTAGATTGTGGTAATGCTCAAATGTGATCACAAAGCTTTGAATCTTCATACATAagcaaaacttttattttagaGATCGGGGATGGAGCAGGCAGCCCCACACTACTAGCTAGATTCTTGCTTCCGCAATAGATCACAGTCCTAGTGCCTCCCAATTGCCGTGAACATCTGATTCAAAACAATTATTCATTAAAGCTCATGTTGAGTCTGAGTGAAAATCTGTGAAAATAGTTaattatattttgttattttatgtaACAGTGGTTCAAAAGTACacaatacaacaataaatagatattgcctttttattgtctacgttttgtgtttcttcaaAGTCGTTCAGTGCTCATGCATTAATAAGGTGGAGCTATCGATTGTGATGAAACATGGAGGGAAACACTCCTTCCGTACTTGGATTATTGAGTTTAAAGGGCCGTGTAAAGGGGTTCAGACTCACGAAGCCAGTAGTGTATGAAAACAAACGACCCACACTAGAATGGAGGCAAAACACTTCCCAGTTCTCCATACGTTTGATCCAAACGACGCGGTGTGTAGCGTAGACGTATGTTTACTGTTGCTATAAACACGGAGGACCGGTTACAACACTCATCGCACAGTGGTCCCTTGTAGCATACACAGCGTTTACATTGAACGACGCATACTGAGACGAGGCTTTAAAATTCCATCGGCGGTGGACGGATTCATTGTTGTTAAAACCAACGACGGTGGCGACGCTGACTGTTTACATTGCGCCTCTATCGTCTGACAGCGGTTTCCCCAGTCTTACGATTCATACGCAGTTTTAATTGAAGAATAGTTGATCGTTACAGAACGGAATttccaacaaaaaaacagatggcGAACATGCGCAACGTCCCTCGGCCTTTTATAGACTTCAATATtaacaaagaaagaaataagCGTGTTCACAGCAAATATAACTACGGTGTTATTATCATCACCAAAATGTCATAAAAACATTATAAGAGAAAGTAGTCGTATAAAAGGAATGTTGTATGTTACCTTTCAAAAATTCCGCCATATTTCCCACAAAGCCGCCAAAGTTGAAGAAAGCAGGGGGGGGCTGGGCGGGTCATACGGCAGATGGCCACTCAACGCTGATTGGTTGAACGTCCGAGTGTTGGCCTCTCATTGGTCCATTTCTATTCTTCTTCACTTTCTCGCGCAAGCATTACAGGCAATGACTGCCATCTAGCGATAGGTCTTCCAATTGAGGTAAAACGTTTTTCAAATTTCTGCTTGGTAACAAGTGGTGCaccatttaaaaagaaactgaATATGAAACTGAATATATAGGAGTTTGAATCTTCTCCCTGTGCTGGTGAAAGTTCCCCCAGGTCTTCTTGTTTCCATCCACAGCAGTAAAACCAGTAAAAACTGTCCAGCAGTGAATCATGTGACGGACTGGCTCAATGTTGTCCCACCTCCCCCAATATCCCCCTCATCAATACAACAGAATGGTCTACATCATTTACATCATCACTCagtaaaacatgtcagacagtaGTAATTTTTTAATAAAGATTCAGCAGTCGGTGAAAAGAATGCAATATAAAGGTGTAATTACATACCGTAATTGCATGGAGAGGACTCATTTGAAAATTAAAGTATATAAAATCATGCAACAGTTTTATAATTACagctaaaaaaatgaaacagaaaaataagcaAGACCAATACAGGAATTTGAGTCATAGGTATAGTTGCTCCTTCACTTGTTGATGAAAAACATCATAGATACACAAAATATAAAGTCAAACCACAGTGACATCTCGCAACTCCTGACCACTGACTGTGGCGCAAGTGAGATGTTGCAGAGGCCCAGGATCAACTGGCTGCTTCCGTTTGaccggaggaaaagaaaaaacatccaTGGGCGTGTGCTCAATCTTGCACAAGCTGTCCTCACTGTCGCTGCTGTAGCCGTGATTGGCGGCGCCGAAAAGGTCACATCCAGAGGCAAGGCTGGACGTCTGAACATCCTCAGTTTGAACTGCTTTCTGTTCTCTCCTGTGTCTCACAGGCTCGTCCTCTTCCATGCTTGGCTCCAACTTACGGAAAGTATGGCGAGCATAGAGCCCTATGCAGAACATCTCCACGATCACACaatagtggtagatcactgagGACACAAGCACACAGATAAAACACATGTTCTGAGCAGAACCTGCTTAATGGTTGGACTTACATTGCGAGCGGGTAAGTACGGAGAACGGCGGTGTACATGGGATGACTTCAAAAGCACCCATCGTCTCAAGTATTCCACTCTGCAGGCCGCACAGAATCAGAACCAGCACGATACAGATGAACTTGGAGCGCAGTCCAAAGCCGTGTAATGCACTCTTTGTCGCTTTGTAAAACAATAAATGGCCGTAGAAGGACAAGAATGTGGACACACAGATGATCCCATTGACATAGAGGTTGAGGGTGACTGAAGTCACctgcaaaataaaagaataaacaaGGTCCTTTCAAAGAAGAATCTTCATGCTGTGACTCTAGATAGAATATTCTACACTCAATTGAGGTCACTCACATCTCCGTATTCGTATTGCTCATCGGTCCACAGGACCAAAGTGACAAAGAACAGGATGCTGCGGATGACGGAGAGCTGAAGTACTGCTGCCATCATCCAGTTATGGCTGCTGCTGAGCACGGAAGAACAGACAGAAAGTTGTGAAAGCAGATTGAAGAGTGATCATTGATGATTTATCGACTTAATATGCTACATGTCTTGTGAGTAAGTAAACACCACAATTCTCTGTGGATGAAAGTATCTCCTCAAAGATCTGGATTTCATCTTTAGCCACTAACAAAAATCACTTTATTTTACATGCAACATCTTGTACCTGTTGATGGCCACCATGGGgaggcagcagcaacagcagcaaggGAAAGGATCGGGGGACAATTTCTTTCCTGACAGAGCAGTCAACATCCTGCTCTTTCCTCCAAAGAAGTCTGTGATCAGTGCCATGAATTTCAGCAAGGTGATGGAGTGGTAcctgaacacacagacaaatCTATAAGCTTATGACATAGAAATATAAATTCAGAAATGAGACTTAAACTCGGCTCACAGTGATGCGACGAAGTTGCAaagggaagaggagcgcggcaCATAGAGAGCTATCAATGAAGTGAAGGCAAAGACCTGAGAACACACTCAAACATTCACCTGCTGTTGTGTAACGTTACTATTACTTGTACACAGAGATGAGGGTTTGGCATTACCGGGTACATCCCTAATATCCACAGGTAGAGACGCTTGCGTTTGGAGGACTGAATGTGTCGCAGAATGAAGCCCATTTCCTCGAGGAATAGTCCAAGCAAGATGGCTGCCAGTCCAGCCGGGATGAGGAAGAGCCACAGCTCATTTTTGATGGCTTAGAAACACAAAGCAGTGCATCAACAACGACTATCATCAGAGTTTACCGCAGGTCACAGGTCATTCTCCCCCGATGGCCTGTATCGCGTTTCCCCGTTACAGCTCAGGAATGTCTCATTTACCTCAGTCGGGGATCACATTTGtgctgaattatttatttatattttgtatgtCACCGGCTAAAATGCTGCAGACAATGATGTAACATTAAGCCTCTTGTTATTTAGAGACTTTTCTTCGTCATATGATGCTTTGGGtatgaaaaatgacaacaatgaGCTAGAAATGCACAAGACTCACCACGGAACATCTCTGAGGACAGCGGGATCTCAGGCCCGATCCAGCTGCAGTTGGCTTGCCCCATCTTTATGACCTGTTACTGTACGAACACtgatggaagaagaaaaaaaccacACCAGTTCACACCAATAACCATCAGTTCAGAGCTGGGTCTGCGTGGAATCCATAAATGGATGGTATTTTGAAGCCCATTGTCTGTCTCGCCCGACCACGGCCCCATTAATGATTGACTAGCCACAGGGAAGTACAAAGGTGGTGGTCCAAGTCCATCACACACCTGGAGGGAGCACAGTGGAAGGCAATTTGTGTCCTGAATGGTTAGTGACAAACCAACCCAAATCCCGCCTCATCCCTGACACGTGTCACTAGCGAAACACAAATGCATAGAAAGATCAGGAACCATGTTGTAAATAATGGCCTGGTTTAGTCAAGTTTGGCTCAATGTAGACGATCattgctttaaaataaaaacaaaaaaaaaaaatcacttgaaGGGGCCACCAGGACCACGTGCACCTTGTACTCCGGGGTAAGCACCAGCACGCAGATGTTATCAAACTACACATGGCTTTTGCAACGCTGCTGAGCGAGAAGAAAAAGTGCtgtgataaaaacaacaaacgcATGATCACAGTGAAAATCTACACGTTTATTTTTGAATTTCAtcagttcagaaaaaaaaaaaatcagagaacACTTTCACTGTCTCCTAGTCTATGAAGTGGTAATACAAACTTCTATTGCGACATGTAGCTACGTTAAAGGTGATGACACTAGTCGACTACGAGCGACACAACACTAGAAGAGCATCCCCGTGTGAGGTGAGGTATATTATTCTGCGCCCAGCATCTAGCATCACTCTGGAATGTGCACGACTCCATTTCAAGTGGCAACAGTCAGTGAATCTTCAAATGTTATGTGCTGTAGTGTTGCAGCAAGAACTTAAACCCAATATATAGAAAGGTGTCCATGAAGTCTAGATCATTGAAAATAGATATTTCTATATGTTCTATTGTACTCAGTGGTTATTGAAGTTTTTAATCACATTGCACATCTGCAATTAGAAAAAAGGTCACACAGGAAGTCAGAAAAGAATTGGGTTGAGTTCAAACCGAGTCAAAGTGGACTGGGAGCACCGCACCTAGACCCAAACCGACGTTACCACAGGCATTTGACGAAGGCACTCCTTATAGAATAGGAAACTTATGGTTCCGTTCAAGGCAGTAGAAAAGGGGTTCAAATGCCTGTGTTAAGTAGTTGACTCACAATACGAGGTGCCCAGCCAAAAATCGCAATACGATTCTTGGCCAAGTGCTCTGAAACTGCCGAACGTCTTGTCAGATAACATCCACTTTGCTGTAGTGTAAAAAGCCATTTCCCAGATGAAACAACCGCACACATTC
This portion of the Synchiropus splendidus isolate RoL2022-P1 chromosome 18, RoL_Sspl_1.0, whole genome shotgun sequence genome encodes:
- the si:dkey-16n15.6 gene encoding organic solute transporter subunit alpha isoform X2 — encoded protein: MGQANCSWIGPEIPLSSEMFRAIKNELWLFLIPAGLAAILLGLFLEEMGFILRHIQSSKRKRLYLWILGMYPVFAFTSLIALYVPRSSSLCNFVASLYHSITLLKFMALITDFFGGKSRMLTALSGKKLSPDPFPCCCCCCLPMVAINSSHNWMMAAVLQLSVIRSILFFVTLVLWTDEQYEYGDVTSVTLNLYVNGIICVSTFLSFYGHLLFYKATKSALHGFGLRSKFICIVLVLILCGLQSGILETMGAFEVIPCTPPFSVLTRSQLIYHYCVIVEMFCIGLYARHTFRKLEPSMEEDEPVRHRREQKAVQTEDVQTSSLASGCDLFGAANHGYSSDSEDSLCKIEHTPMDVFSFPPVKRKQPVDPGPLQHLTCATVSGQELRDVTVV
- the si:dkey-16n15.6 gene encoding organic solute transporter subunit alpha isoform X1 produces the protein MGQANCSWIGPEIPLSSEMFRAIKNELWLFLIPAGLAAILLGLFLEEMGFILRHIQSSKRKRLYLWILGMYPVFAFTSLIALYVPRSSSLCNFVASLYHSITLLKFMALITDFFGGKSRMLTALSGKKLSPDPFPCCCCCCLPMVAINSSSHNWMMAAVLQLSVIRSILFFVTLVLWTDEQYEYGDVTSVTLNLYVNGIICVSTFLSFYGHLLFYKATKSALHGFGLRSKFICIVLVLILCGLQSGILETMGAFEVIPCTPPFSVLTRSQLIYHYCVIVEMFCIGLYARHTFRKLEPSMEEDEPVRHRREQKAVQTEDVQTSSLASGCDLFGAANHGYSSDSEDSLCKIEHTPMDVFSFPPVKRKQPVDPGPLQHLTCATVSGQELRDVTVV